One window of Hymenobacter sp. BRD128 genomic DNA carries:
- a CDS encoding rhomboid family intramembrane serine protease encodes MDVSTPEAAAAHFAQRPDAELLYLARHASRYPPAVGAAAVAELQRRGLVPEAPAPPPPPAPAAASEPDETWGQVLLPVLRGLFWPTRQCWAVPVLIDLNLLVWLAMTLSGVSATAPTGHALARWGSNVTGLTWPGQPWRLVTSLFVHGGITHLLLNMASLWLLGVLLEARTGGGRLLAAYLASGVAASAATLWYHSGGINSTGASGAIFGLYGLLLVLLLSKRIALDKWDRRGMLGLVLYLVLSNLISGLTGNIDNIAHLGGLLMGLLVAVPIQLSMRRV; translated from the coding sequence ATGGACGTTTCCACCCCCGAGGCGGCCGCCGCGCACTTTGCCCAGCGCCCCGATGCCGAGCTGCTTTACCTGGCCCGCCACGCCAGCCGCTACCCGCCTGCCGTGGGCGCCGCCGCCGTGGCCGAGCTGCAACGCCGGGGCCTGGTACCCGAGGCGCCCGCGCCACCTCCCCCACCCGCCCCCGCGGCCGCGAGCGAGCCCGACGAAACCTGGGGCCAAGTGCTGCTGCCAGTGCTGCGCGGCCTGTTCTGGCCCACGCGCCAGTGCTGGGCCGTGCCCGTGCTCATCGACCTCAACCTGCTGGTGTGGCTAGCCATGACGCTGAGCGGCGTGTCGGCCACGGCGCCTACCGGCCACGCGCTGGCCCGCTGGGGCTCCAACGTGACGGGCCTGACGTGGCCGGGCCAGCCCTGGCGGCTGGTTACGAGCTTGTTTGTGCACGGCGGTATCACGCATTTGCTGCTCAATATGGCTAGCCTCTGGCTGCTGGGCGTGCTGCTGGAGGCCCGCACCGGCGGCGGGCGCCTGCTGGCCGCTTACCTGGCTAGCGGCGTGGCCGCCTCGGCCGCCACGCTCTGGTACCACAGCGGCGGCATCAACTCGACGGGGGCTAGCGGAGCCATTTTTGGGCTGTATGGCCTGCTGCTGGTGCTGCTGCTCAGCAAGCGTATTGCGCTCGACAAGTGGGACCGGCGCGGCATGCTCGGATTGGTTTTATACTTGGTGCTCAGTAATTTAATTTCGGGTTTGACTGGCAATATTGATAACATTGCCCACCTCGGCGGGCTGCTGATGGGCCTGCTGGTAGCCGTCCCGATTCAACTATCTATGCGGCGGGTGTAG
- the proC gene encoding pyrroline-5-carboxylate reductase: MKILIIGGGNMGLTYARSFVRAHVTSRLDLRLLARSAERVPALAAHEIGTVWASPADCVPGADIIILAVKPQDSAALFAQLRGLVQPQQVILSIMAGVRIATLREALGTPKIIRAMPNLPAQIGMGMTAFTSTDEVTRAELVQVQNLLSTTGKTVYVEQESAIDASTAISGSGPAYVYYCMEALMAAAAQMGFAPAEAELLVSQTFRGAVELYSQAGLSCQDWIARVASKGGTTEAAMHAFGSGAVREGLMAGAEAARARAEELGK, encoded by the coding sequence ATGAAAATTCTCATCATCGGCGGCGGCAACATGGGCCTGACCTACGCCCGCAGCTTCGTGCGGGCCCACGTTACCTCGCGCCTCGACCTGCGCCTGCTAGCCCGCTCGGCCGAGCGCGTGCCCGCGCTGGCCGCCCACGAAATCGGCACGGTGTGGGCTAGCCCCGCCGACTGCGTGCCCGGCGCCGACATCATTATTCTGGCCGTGAAGCCCCAGGATTCGGCGGCCCTCTTTGCGCAACTGCGCGGGCTGGTGCAGCCGCAGCAAGTCATTCTCAGCATCATGGCCGGCGTGCGGATAGCGACGCTGCGCGAGGCGCTGGGCACGCCCAAGATTATCCGGGCCATGCCCAACCTGCCGGCCCAGATTGGTATGGGTATGACGGCCTTTACGAGCACCGACGAGGTGACCCGCGCCGAGCTGGTGCAGGTGCAAAACCTGCTCTCAACCACCGGCAAAACGGTGTATGTGGAGCAGGAAAGCGCCATTGATGCCAGCACGGCCATCTCGGGCAGCGGCCCGGCCTACGTGTACTACTGCATGGAAGCCCTGATGGCCGCCGCCGCCCAAATGGGCTTTGCGCCCGCCGAGGCCGAGCTGCTGGTGAGCCAGACCTTTCGCGGCGCAGTGGAATTGTATAGTCAGGCCGGCCTTAGCTGCCAGGACTGGATTGCCCGTGTGGCCTCTAAAGGCGGTACCACCGAGGCGGCCATGCACGCTTTCGGCAGCGGGGCCGTGCGCGAGGGCCTGATGGCCGGCGCCGAAGCCGCCCGCGCCCGCGCCGAGGAGCTAGGAAAATAA
- a CDS encoding 2TM domain-containing protein, with protein MQPLRPVTADPLRDQRLWQIAKARTKFQSHLVTYLLVNAGLWLLWAFTTRPFEAHQHDYLPWPIWATVFWGVGVVAQGLAAYGSLNRGERTQREYERLLAQDQR; from the coding sequence ATGCAGCCCCTCCGCCCCGTTACCGCCGACCCCCTCCGCGACCAGCGCCTGTGGCAGATTGCCAAGGCCCGTACCAAATTTCAGAGCCACCTGGTCACTTACCTGCTGGTGAATGCGGGGCTGTGGCTGCTGTGGGCCTTCACCACTCGGCCCTTCGAGGCGCATCAGCACGACTACCTGCCTTGGCCCATCTGGGCGACCGTATTTTGGGGCGTGGGCGTGGTAGCCCAGGGGCTAGCCGCCTACGGCAGCCTCAACCGGGGCGAGCGCACCCAGCGCGAGTATGAGCGCCTGCTGGCCCAGGACCAGCGGTAA
- a CDS encoding zinc-binding dehydrogenase, with protein sequence MLALQQDAPHQPAVARDIPTPQPAAGEVLVKLHAAALNHRDVWIQKGQYAGIKLPCTLGADGAGEIAALGAGVAGWTVGAPVIIYPGVEWGDNERTQGRNFRVLGMPDPGTFATHTTVAARYVRPRPAHLSWEQAAALPLAGLTAYRAAFGRAQVQPGERVLVTGVGGGVAQVAAQFCAAAGAEVWVTSGEDEKIARALALPLGLRGGISYKQANWGRTLTQNSGGFDVIIDSAGGDAFGALLDVAAPGGRIVFYGATLGNIPQLPPAKVFWKQLSILGSSMGSEQDFDNMLAFVNTHQLVPVVDKTFPLAEGEAALRYLEAGQQLGKVVLTC encoded by the coding sequence ATGCTCGCTCTTCAGCAAGACGCCCCGCACCAGCCCGCCGTGGCCCGCGATATTCCTACGCCCCAGCCCGCCGCCGGCGAGGTCTTGGTAAAGCTGCACGCCGCGGCCCTCAATCACCGCGATGTCTGGATTCAGAAAGGCCAGTACGCGGGCATCAAGCTGCCGTGCACGCTCGGGGCCGATGGCGCGGGCGAAATCGCGGCCCTGGGCGCGGGCGTCGCAGGCTGGACCGTGGGCGCGCCGGTTATTATTTATCCCGGCGTAGAATGGGGCGACAATGAGCGCACACAGGGCCGCAATTTTCGGGTGCTCGGCATGCCCGACCCCGGCACTTTTGCGACGCACACCACCGTGGCGGCCCGCTACGTGCGCCCCCGCCCCGCCCACCTCAGCTGGGAGCAGGCCGCCGCGCTGCCGCTGGCTGGCCTCACGGCCTACCGGGCGGCCTTCGGGCGGGCGCAGGTGCAGCCCGGCGAGCGCGTGCTGGTGACGGGCGTAGGCGGCGGCGTGGCCCAAGTAGCCGCGCAGTTTTGCGCCGCCGCCGGGGCCGAGGTGTGGGTGACCTCGGGCGAAGATGAGAAAATAGCCCGCGCCCTGGCCCTGCCGCTAGGCCTGCGCGGCGGCATCAGCTACAAGCAAGCCAACTGGGGCCGCACCCTCACGCAAAACTCGGGCGGCTTCGACGTGATTATCGACAGCGCGGGCGGCGATGCCTTCGGGGCGCTGCTCGACGTGGCCGCACCGGGCGGGCGCATTGTGTTTTATGGTGCTACGCTGGGCAACATCCCGCAGCTGCCGCCGGCCAAGGTATTCTGGAAGCAACTCAGCATCCTGGGCTCGTCGATGGGCTCGGAGCAGGATTTTGACAATATGCTCGCCTTCGTAAACACGCACCAGCTGGTGCCGGTAGTCGATAAGACTTTCCCGCTGGCCGAAGGCGAAGCCGCCCTGCGCTACCTCGAAGCCGGCCAGCAGCTCGGCAAAGTGGTGCTGACTTGCTAG
- the rimK gene encoding 30S ribosomal protein S6--L-glutamate ligase has product MKLAILSREPQSYSTQRLVAAAIERGLETQVLDHLRCNLVLEKGQPSILYQGQPLARPDAIIPRIGASVTFYGTAVVRQFEMMKVRTAVDSQAIVRSRDKLRSMQILSRAGVGMPKTAFTNDTDELPALIEHVGGAPVIIKLLEGTQGLGVVLAESAKAAQSVIEAFHNLKARILVQEFIGEAKGADVRAFVVDGEVVGAMRRQGKEGEFRSNLHRGGTGTLVKLSRAEKAAALLATKALGLGVAGVDMLQSKRGPLVLEVNSSPGLEGIEKATGLDIAGRIIDYTAALTLRKRGGKAKPKRKKAAPDPAPGAA; this is encoded by the coding sequence ATGAAACTGGCAATTCTTTCGCGCGAGCCGCAGTCATACTCCACCCAGCGGCTGGTGGCGGCGGCCATCGAGCGCGGCCTCGAAACGCAGGTCCTCGACCACCTGCGTTGCAATCTGGTACTCGAAAAAGGCCAGCCCAGCATCCTTTATCAGGGCCAGCCGCTGGCTAGGCCCGACGCCATTATTCCGCGCATCGGCGCCTCGGTCACGTTCTACGGCACGGCCGTAGTGCGGCAGTTTGAGATGATGAAAGTGCGCACGGCCGTTGATAGCCAAGCCATTGTGCGCTCGCGCGACAAGCTGCGCTCGATGCAGATTCTGAGCCGCGCCGGCGTGGGCATGCCCAAAACGGCCTTCACCAACGACACCGACGAGCTGCCCGCCCTCATCGAGCACGTGGGCGGCGCCCCGGTCATTATTAAGCTCCTGGAGGGCACGCAGGGGCTAGGCGTGGTGCTGGCCGAAAGTGCCAAAGCTGCTCAGTCGGTTATCGAGGCTTTTCACAACCTCAAGGCCCGCATTCTGGTGCAGGAGTTCATTGGCGAAGCCAAAGGCGCCGATGTGCGCGCCTTCGTGGTCGATGGCGAGGTGGTGGGCGCCATGCGCCGCCAGGGCAAGGAAGGCGAGTTTCGCTCGAACCTGCACCGGGGTGGTACCGGCACGCTGGTCAAGCTGAGCCGCGCCGAAAAGGCCGCTGCTTTGCTTGCCACCAAGGCATTGGGGCTAGGGGTGGCCGGCGTCGATATGCTGCAAAGCAAGCGCGGCCCGCTGGTGCTGGAAGTCAATTCGTCGCCCGGCCTCGAAGGCATCGAAAAAGCTACCGGCCTCGACATTGCCGGGCGCATCATCGACTACACCGCCGCCCTCACGCTGCGCAAGCGCGGCGGTAAAGCCAAGCCCAAGCGTAAGAAAGCCGCCCCCGACCCGGCCCCCGGTGCGGCCTAG
- a CDS encoding RimK/LysX family protein produces the protein MKKRPDKRLLGRRELIDLPALGLLGVVAKVDTGAYTSAIHCADLHLETDPATGRPVLHVRLLDPEHPATDGQPLAFHEFAERNIRSSNGEVQARYVIRTVVQLYGEDFSTEFSLADRSDLKHPVLLGRSLLRQGRFVVDVARRDMAYQAERRAAAKNALPSAAPGGPV, from the coding sequence ATGAAAAAGCGCCCTGATAAACGCCTGCTCGGCCGCCGCGAGCTGATTGACCTGCCCGCGCTCGGCCTGCTGGGCGTGGTGGCCAAGGTCGATACCGGCGCCTACACCAGCGCCATTCACTGCGCTGACCTGCACCTGGAAACGGACCCCGCCACCGGCCGGCCGGTGCTGCACGTGCGCCTGCTCGACCCCGAGCACCCCGCCACCGACGGCCAGCCGCTAGCCTTCCATGAGTTTGCCGAGCGCAATATCCGCTCTTCCAACGGCGAGGTGCAGGCGCGCTACGTCATTCGCACGGTGGTGCAGCTCTACGGCGAAGACTTCAGCACCGAGTTTTCGCTGGCCGACCGCTCCGACCTCAAGCACCCGGTGCTGCTGGGGCGCTCGCTGCTGCGCCAGGGCCGCTTCGTGGTCGATGTGGCCCGGCGCGATATGGCATATCAGGCTGAGCGCCGGGCTGCTGCGAAAAACGCCCTGCCGAGCGCCGCGCCCGGTGGGCCGGTTTAG
- a CDS encoding glycoside hydrolase family 10 protein, translating into MPPTLGAIAGQEDLRPAPPKRELRGFWVATVGNIDWPNQRGEAPEHYRREYRRLLDAGQRAGLNAVFVQIRPASDAFYKSDLEPWSKYLTGRQGKAPGEGDDPLPFLIAEAHRHNMEFHAWFNPYRATMDTLTRALASLHPYKRHPDWFIKYAGQYLYNPGLPDVRTHIRRVIMDVVRRYDIDGVHFDDYFYPYPEPGQVFHDEQAFRQYNPDSLKLPDWRRQNVNVLIRDLHDSIRLAKRWVKFGISPFGVWMNKSSDPLGSDTRAGQPSYSNLYADSRLWLQQGWVDYILPQLYWSTKFRLVPYATLLEWWTRNHFQRHLYIGHGTYRMLESTRSDTAWRNPRELPRQLRLNRDYPDDVQGSVFFSAKSLATNPLHTTDSLRQDAYRAPALVPVMPWLDSLAPRPVRALALTRRGHTASLTWQPDLVPAADGDLAAYYVLYRFERGQVMGPNDPRRILTIVRPGALAQPGTYADTTALPGVAYAYYLTAVDRLHNESLPVRIFTEGKLPVETLAAAPPAQGPPVAAARPAPRPQPPVAAAPHPQPRPAPVVAETAATKVKIKEKPRRRGFFARLFGLK; encoded by the coding sequence GTGCCGCCCACCCTCGGCGCCATTGCCGGCCAGGAAGACCTGCGCCCCGCCCCGCCCAAGCGCGAATTGCGCGGCTTCTGGGTGGCTACGGTGGGCAATATCGACTGGCCCAACCAGCGCGGCGAGGCCCCCGAGCACTACCGGCGCGAGTACCGCCGCCTGCTCGATGCCGGCCAGCGCGCCGGCCTCAACGCGGTGTTCGTGCAAATCCGGCCGGCTTCGGATGCTTTCTATAAGTCGGACCTGGAGCCCTGGAGCAAGTACCTGACCGGCCGCCAGGGCAAGGCGCCCGGCGAGGGCGACGACCCGCTGCCCTTCCTCATTGCCGAGGCGCACCGCCACAATATGGAGTTCCACGCCTGGTTTAATCCCTACCGGGCCACGATGGACACCCTCACGCGCGCGCTAGCCTCGCTGCACCCCTACAAGCGCCACCCCGACTGGTTTATCAAGTACGCGGGCCAATACCTCTACAACCCCGGCCTGCCCGACGTGCGCACCCACATCAGGCGCGTGATAATGGACGTGGTGCGACGCTATGATATTGATGGCGTGCACTTTGATGATTATTTCTACCCGTACCCCGAGCCCGGCCAGGTTTTTCACGACGAGCAGGCATTCCGCCAGTACAACCCCGACAGCCTGAAGCTACCCGACTGGCGTCGCCAGAACGTGAACGTGCTCATCCGCGACCTGCACGACAGCATCCGGCTAGCCAAGCGCTGGGTAAAATTCGGCATCTCGCCCTTCGGCGTGTGGATGAACAAGAGCAGCGACCCGCTAGGCTCCGACACCCGCGCCGGGCAGCCCAGCTACTCCAACCTCTACGCCGATTCGCGCCTCTGGCTCCAGCAGGGCTGGGTCGATTACATTCTGCCGCAGCTTTATTGGAGCACCAAGTTCCGGCTCGTGCCCTACGCCACGCTACTGGAATGGTGGACGCGCAACCACTTTCAGCGCCACCTCTACATCGGCCACGGCACCTACCGCATGCTCGAAAGCACCCGCTCGGACACCGCCTGGCGCAATCCGCGCGAGCTGCCCCGCCAGCTGCGCCTCAACCGCGACTACCCCGACGACGTGCAGGGCAGCGTATTTTTTTCGGCCAAGTCGCTGGCCACCAATCCGCTGCATACTACCGACTCCTTGCGCCAGGATGCCTACCGCGCCCCGGCGCTGGTGCCCGTCATGCCCTGGCTCGACAGCCTGGCCCCGCGCCCGGTGCGCGCGCTGGCTCTCACTCGCCGGGGCCACACCGCTAGCCTCACCTGGCAGCCCGACCTGGTGCCCGCCGCCGATGGCGACCTCGCTGCCTACTACGTGCTCTACCGCTTCGAGCGCGGCCAGGTGATGGGCCCCAACGACCCGCGCCGCATCCTCACCATTGTGCGGCCCGGCGCGCTGGCCCAGCCCGGCACCTACGCCGACACCACGGCCCTGCCCGGCGTGGCCTACGCCTACTACCTTACGGCCGTCGACCGCCTGCACAACGAAAGCCTGCCCGTGCGCATCTTCACCGAAGGCAAACTGCCCGTCGAAACCCTGGCCGCCGCCCCGCCGGCCCAGGGGCCGCCCGTGGCCGCCGCCCGCCCGGCGCCCCGGCCGCAGCCGCCCGTGGCCGCCGCGCCGCATCCGCAGCCCCGCCCGGCCCCTGTCGTAGCCGAAACAGCTGCTACCAAAGTGAAAATCAAGGAGAAGCCCCGGCGGCGCGGCTTCTTCGCCAGGCTCTTTGGGTTGAAGTAG
- a CDS encoding acyltransferase family protein gives MATSSLTPSARLVSLDVFRGLTVMLMTIVNNPGDWGHIYPPLEHAEWNGCTPTDLVFPFFLFIVGVSLAYALAGARREQVPLGPVLARVARRAAILFGLGVLTSLYPHFDFSTVRIMGVLQRIALVYFGCSLIYLVSSWRTQVILLIVFLISYAALMQLVPVPGVGPASLEPTTNLGAWLDRTVLTEPHLWKTSRTWDPEGLLGTLPALGTGLLGLLAGQWLRWPGPARLGKPAGLALAGGLALALGLVWSHWFPINKALWTSSYVLFAGGLALGLLALLYWLCDVRGYRRGLGPVLAFGVNAIAVFFGSAILSRTLGLLRLAGPGGQPVGGKEWLYEWGIAPFFSDPRNASLAGAVVCLLIWLVVLSWLRHRNWVWKV, from the coding sequence ATGGCTACTTCTTCCCTCACCCCATCCGCCCGCCTGGTTTCGCTCGATGTCTTTCGGGGCCTCACCGTCATGTTGATGACGATAGTAAATAATCCCGGCGACTGGGGCCATATCTATCCGCCCCTTGAGCACGCCGAGTGGAATGGCTGCACGCCCACCGACCTGGTGTTTCCATTCTTCCTTTTCATCGTGGGCGTGAGCCTGGCTTATGCCCTGGCTGGCGCCCGGCGCGAGCAGGTGCCACTCGGCCCGGTGCTGGCTAGGGTGGCGCGGCGGGCGGCTATTCTGTTCGGGCTAGGGGTGCTCACCTCGCTCTATCCGCACTTCGATTTTAGCACGGTGCGCATCATGGGCGTGTTGCAGCGCATTGCGTTGGTGTACTTCGGGTGCAGCCTTATCTACCTGGTAAGCAGCTGGCGCACGCAGGTTATCCTGCTGATAGTCTTCTTAATAAGCTACGCCGCGCTCATGCAGCTGGTGCCCGTGCCCGGCGTTGGTCCGGCCAGCCTGGAGCCCACTACCAACCTCGGCGCCTGGCTCGACCGCACCGTGCTCACCGAGCCGCACCTCTGGAAAACCTCGCGCACCTGGGACCCCGAGGGCCTGCTCGGCACCCTGCCGGCGCTGGGCACCGGGCTGCTCGGCCTGCTGGCCGGCCAATGGCTGCGCTGGCCCGGCCCGGCGCGCCTTGGCAAGCCGGCCGGCCTGGCGCTGGCCGGCGGGCTAGCCCTGGCGCTGGGCCTGGTTTGGAGCCACTGGTTTCCCATTAATAAAGCGTTGTGGACCAGCTCCTACGTACTCTTCGCCGGAGGGCTGGCGCTGGGCTTGCTGGCGCTGCTCTACTGGCTGTGCGATGTGCGCGGCTACCGGCGCGGGTTGGGGCCGGTGCTGGCCTTCGGCGTCAATGCCATTGCGGTGTTTTTTGGCTCGGCTATTCTCTCGCGCACATTAGGCCTGCTGCGGCTAGCGGGGCCGGGCGGGCAGCCGGTGGGCGGTAAGGAGTGGCTCTACGAGTGGGGAATCGCACCGTTTTTCAGCGACCCGCGCAATGCATCGCTGGCTGGCGCGGTAGTATGTTTGCTCATCTGGCTGGTCGTGCTCAGCTGGCTGCGCCACCGCAACTGGGTCTGGAAAGTATAA
- a CDS encoding NAD-dependent epimerase/dehydratase family protein: MKKTALLAGATGLVGSALLPLLLAADRYAKVIVVGRQPVAMEHPKLVQVVTALDQLEHERLRLIADDVYCCLGTTIRQAGSQEAFYIVDFLYVVRLAALTAANFAAQFLVVSALGADLDSRFYYSRVKGEMEEAVRQTPFRAIHIFRPSLLLGARAKPRLGERLGAVVLALARPLLRGGWRKYRPVAAATVAQAMLHAAEDDGGGVRIHNSEAL; encoded by the coding sequence ATGAAAAAAACTGCTTTACTCGCTGGCGCTACCGGGCTTGTTGGTAGCGCATTACTACCCTTATTACTTGCCGCCGACCGCTACGCCAAAGTGATAGTGGTGGGCCGCCAGCCAGTGGCGATGGAGCACCCTAAGCTCGTGCAGGTAGTCACGGCGCTCGACCAGCTGGAGCACGAGCGGCTGCGGCTCATTGCCGACGACGTGTATTGCTGCCTGGGCACAACTATCCGGCAGGCGGGCTCGCAGGAAGCATTTTATATAGTTGATTTTCTGTACGTAGTGCGGCTGGCCGCCCTCACGGCGGCCAATTTTGCGGCTCAGTTTCTGGTGGTTTCGGCGCTGGGCGCCGACCTCGACTCGCGCTTCTACTACAGCCGCGTAAAGGGCGAGATGGAAGAAGCCGTGCGCCAGACGCCCTTCCGGGCCATTCATATTTTTCGGCCCTCGCTGCTGCTGGGCGCGCGCGCCAAACCCCGCCTGGGCGAGCGGCTAGGGGCCGTGGTGCTGGCCCTGGCGCGCCCGCTGCTGCGTGGCGGCTGGCGCAAGTACCGGCCCGTAGCCGCCGCCACCGTAGCCCAGGCCATGCTGCACGCCGCCGAAGACGACGGCGGCGGCGTGCGCATCCACAACTCCGAAGCCTTGTAA
- a CDS encoding OmpH family outer membrane protein, giving the protein MKNPAQLAFNAVLLLAVAVLYFLHFSQRPAAAPVVAPVAATEDAAPAAADTTTASPAVVAAPAETAPAVAAGPAPAAGAIVYVESSKLLDGYQGMKDARRSFEGKAKGWERQNQALVTSFRTAVEAYQKTAASLTPEQRAAAEQKLQAQQQQGAAEQQKIQQQAQEAEAKLTQTVLGSVNKKVEAYGKAHGYKMILIAAPSGTIAYGEKGLDITAPVLAYLNSDYRKK; this is encoded by the coding sequence ATGAAAAACCCTGCCCAACTAGCTTTTAATGCCGTGCTGCTGCTTGCAGTGGCCGTGCTTTACTTTCTGCATTTCAGCCAGCGCCCGGCCGCCGCGCCCGTTGTAGCCCCGGTAGCCGCCACCGAAGACGCTGCCCCCGCGGCCGCCGATACCACCACGGCTAGCCCCGCCGTAGTCGCCGCCCCCGCCGAAACCGCGCCCGCAGTGGCTGCCGGCCCGGCCCCGGCCGCCGGGGCTATCGTGTACGTCGAATCGTCGAAGCTGCTCGATGGCTACCAGGGCATGAAGGATGCCCGCCGCTCATTTGAGGGCAAGGCCAAAGGCTGGGAACGGCAAAACCAGGCGCTCGTAACCAGCTTCCGCACCGCTGTGGAGGCGTACCAGAAAACCGCCGCCAGCCTCACCCCTGAGCAGCGTGCCGCCGCCGAACAAAAGCTGCAAGCCCAGCAGCAGCAAGGGGCCGCCGAGCAGCAAAAGATTCAGCAGCAGGCGCAGGAGGCCGAAGCCAAGCTTACCCAAACCGTGCTTGGCAGCGTAAATAAAAAGGTGGAAGCTTATGGTAAAGCCCATGGCTACAAGATGATACTCATCGCAGCGCCCAGCGGCACCATCGCCTACGGCGAAAAAGGACTCGACATAACGGCCCCCGTGCTAGCGTACCTCAACAGCGACTACCGCAAAAAATAG
- a CDS encoding succinylglutamate desuccinylase/aspartoacylase family protein: MTTDNYLALNGLRIQPGERVLTRLVISRLPSGAVIDVPVHVIRATEPGPVLLLMAGMHGDEVNGVETIRRLIRRDLLQPTRGTVIAIPILNIYGFLNFSREVPDGKDVNRSFPGHPRGSVASRVAYRFMREIMPLVDYGIDFHTGGAARANHPQLRCVLGENAGIDALAAAFAAPFTLHARLRTGSLRATAHALGKPIIVYETGESLRFDEAGIEEAIAGTLRVLHHLGMGPEGPAPARPNIVCHRHRWLRARYAGLFRAHVALGDFVTEGQIFGSIADPYGEQSVRLEARASGYVIGLNYMPVVNQGDALLHLAMPV; encoded by the coding sequence ATGACAACTGACAATTATCTGGCCCTGAATGGCCTACGTATTCAACCCGGCGAGCGGGTGCTCACGCGCCTGGTCATTTCGCGCCTACCCTCCGGGGCCGTTATCGACGTGCCGGTGCATGTTATCCGGGCTACTGAGCCCGGCCCGGTGCTGCTGCTGATGGCCGGCATGCACGGCGACGAGGTAAATGGCGTCGAAACCATCCGGCGGCTCATCCGGCGCGATTTGTTGCAGCCCACGCGCGGCACCGTCATCGCCATTCCCATTCTCAACATCTACGGCTTTCTCAATTTCAGCCGCGAGGTGCCCGACGGCAAGGACGTCAACCGCTCGTTTCCGGGCCACCCGCGCGGCTCGGTGGCTAGCCGGGTGGCTTACCGCTTCATGCGCGAAATCATGCCGCTGGTAGATTATGGCATCGACTTTCACACCGGTGGTGCGGCCCGGGCCAATCATCCGCAACTGCGCTGCGTGCTGGGTGAGAACGCTGGCATCGATGCGCTGGCGGCGGCCTTCGCGGCGCCGTTTACGCTGCATGCGCGCCTGCGCACGGGCTCGCTGCGGGCCACGGCCCACGCCCTGGGCAAGCCTATTATCGTGTACGAAACCGGCGAAAGCCTGCGCTTCGACGAGGCCGGCATCGAGGAAGCCATTGCGGGCACGCTGCGGGTGCTGCACCACCTGGGCATGGGCCCCGAAGGCCCGGCGCCGGCCCGGCCCAACATCGTGTGCCACCGCCACCGCTGGCTGCGGGCACGCTACGCGGGCTTGTTTCGGGCGCACGTAGCGCTGGGCGATTTTGTGACGGAAGGCCAGATTTTTGGCTCCATTGCCGACCCCTACGGCGAGCAGTCGGTACGCCTTGAAGCCAGGGCCAGCGGCTACGTCATCGGCCTCAACTACATGCCGGTAGTAAACCAGGGCGACGCGCTGCTGCACCTGGCTATGCCGGTGTAG